One Janthinobacterium sp. TB1-E2 genomic region harbors:
- a CDS encoding pyridoxal phosphate-dependent aminotransferase, whose amino-acid sequence MRPIQKSNKLADVCYDIRGPVLEKSRQMEEEGHKITKLNIGNLAVFGFDPPDEIVRDMMLNLQNAAGYTDSKGMFAPRKAVMHYTQGKNIAGVTIDDIYLGNGASELIVMSMNALLNSGDEVLVPAPDYPLWTAAVSLSGGNPVHYVCDEQNEWYPDIEDMRRKITPQTKAIVVINPNNPTGALYPVSVLLQIVELARQHQLIIFADEIYDKVLYDEAEHVSIASLADDVLFITMNGLSKNYRSCGYRSGWMVVSGEKRHAKDYIEGLNMLASMRLCANAPGQFAIQTALGGYQSIQDLVGPGGRLLKQRDLAHKLLTDIPGVTCVKPKAALYMFPRLDPEIYPIADDQQFAYELLAEAKVLIVQGTGFNWIAPDHFRVVFLPNSDDLTEAMGRIARFLEGYRKRHGRG is encoded by the coding sequence TTGCGACCGATTCAGAAATCGAATAAATTGGCGGACGTCTGCTACGACATCCGCGGCCCGGTCCTGGAAAAATCCAGGCAAATGGAAGAAGAAGGCCACAAGATCACCAAGCTCAATATCGGCAACCTTGCCGTATTCGGCTTCGATCCGCCCGACGAGATCGTGCGCGACATGATGCTCAATCTGCAGAATGCGGCCGGCTATACGGATTCGAAAGGCATGTTCGCGCCGCGCAAGGCCGTCATGCACTACACGCAAGGCAAGAATATCGCCGGCGTGACCATCGATGACATTTACCTGGGCAACGGCGCTTCCGAACTGATCGTCATGTCGATGAACGCCCTGCTCAACAGTGGCGACGAAGTGCTGGTGCCGGCGCCCGACTACCCGCTGTGGACGGCGGCCGTCAGCCTGTCGGGCGGCAATCCCGTGCACTATGTGTGCGACGAGCAGAACGAGTGGTACCCCGACATCGAGGACATGCGCCGCAAGATCACGCCGCAAACGAAAGCCATCGTCGTCATCAACCCGAACAACCCCACGGGCGCGCTGTATCCGGTTTCCGTGCTGCTGCAGATCGTCGAACTGGCGCGCCAGCACCAATTGATCATTTTCGCCGACGAGATCTACGACAAGGTGCTGTACGACGAAGCCGAGCACGTGTCGATCGCCTCGCTGGCCGACGACGTGCTGTTCATCACCATGAACGGCCTGTCGAAGAATTACCGCTCCTGCGGCTACCGCTCCGGCTGGATGGTGGTCTCGGGCGAAAAGCGCCACGCAAAAGATTACATCGAGGGCCTCAACATGCTGGCCTCGATGCGGCTATGCGCCAACGCGCCGGGGCAGTTTGCCATCCAGACGGCGCTTGGCGGCTACCAGAGCATACAAGACCTGGTGGGGCCCGGCGGGCGTCTGTTGAAACAGCGCGATCTGGCGCACAAGCTGCTGACCGATATTCCGGGCGTCACCTGTGTCAAGCCGAAGGCCGCGCTGTACATGTTCCCGCGCCTGGATCCGGAGATCTACCCGATCGCCGACGACCAGCAGTTTGCCTATGAATTACTGGCCGAAGCGAAGGTCCTGATCGTGCAGGGCACGGGCTTCAACTGGATCGCGCCCGACCATTTCCGCGTCGTCTTCCTGCCGAACTCCGATGACCTGACCGAGGCCATGGGGCGCATTGCGCGCTTCCTCGAAGGTTACCGTAAGCGTCACGGCCGGGGCTGA
- a CDS encoding Mth938-like domain-containing protein yields the protein MKLHASSTQQYQTVTGYDENGVEINAQPYNYSLIVMPETPPRAWEVTSFEELTEAHFAQILADSPDVVILGTGERQRFVHPKLTAALTMRRIGVECMDSQAACRTYNILMGEGRKVTLALILAPAAGKAA from the coding sequence ATGAAACTCCACGCCAGCAGCACCCAACAATACCAGACTGTCACCGGCTATGACGAAAACGGCGTCGAGATCAATGCCCAGCCGTACAACTACAGCCTGATCGTCATGCCGGAAACGCCGCCACGCGCGTGGGAAGTCACCAGTTTCGAAGAATTGACCGAGGCGCATTTCGCGCAAATCCTGGCCGACTCTCCCGACGTGGTCATCCTCGGCACGGGCGAACGCCAGCGCTTCGTGCATCCGAAACTGACGGCCGCGCTGACCATGCGCCGCATCGGCGTCGAATGCATGGATAGCCAGGCCGCCTGCCGCACCTACAATATCCTCATGGGCGAAGGCCGCAAAGTCACGCTGGCCCTGATCCTGGCCCCGGCCGCAGGCAAGGCCGCATGA
- a CDS encoding glycosyltransferase family 39 protein yields MKINVNELHSSRVLMWSLLGIFIVVTLYALGVRTLVPPDEGRYAEMAREMFVTGDWITTRLNGIKYFEKPPLQTWMNALTFAAFGLGEWQARLWTGLCGIIGVCMTAYAGKKVFGPRVGLYAGLVLASSLFWLASGQINSLDMGLSGMMTLTMGSLLIAQRDDATAIERRNWMLACWAAMALAVLAKGLIGIVLPGAVLVLYSLCARDWRIWTRLHLVKGLLVFFAIATPWFVLVALRNPEQPHFFFIHEHFQRFLMKGHKREGAWYYFLVLLIPGILPWIGVLPQSLAAAFKRQEGAFQPRLMLLVWAVFIFFFFSYSTSKLPGYIVPIFPALALLVALYLESASRRQRLFAAGLLCVLGAAILIGGPIAFSKASARDADALVALKGYQPWLMAAGFFALAGGALALLHARQLRRDMTVLTIAGAGFLATHCILAGSELYGQNRAGTDMLPQIQAELTADTKLYSVGIYEQSLTYYLQRPVILVDYWDEFTFGLKQQPELSIPSIETFITQWTNDANAGVRDMAIISLNRYKELQQRGVPMRVIAEDARRMVIANK; encoded by the coding sequence ATGAAAATCAATGTCAACGAACTGCACTCGTCGCGAGTGCTGATGTGGTCCCTGCTGGGCATCTTCATCGTCGTCACCCTGTATGCGCTGGGCGTGCGCACCCTGGTGCCGCCCGACGAGGGCCGCTACGCCGAGATGGCGCGCGAAATGTTCGTCACGGGCGACTGGATCACCACGCGCCTGAACGGCATCAAGTACTTTGAAAAACCGCCGCTGCAAACGTGGATGAATGCGCTGACCTTCGCCGCCTTCGGCCTGGGCGAGTGGCAGGCACGCCTGTGGACTGGCCTGTGCGGCATCATCGGCGTGTGCATGACAGCCTACGCGGGCAAGAAAGTGTTCGGCCCGCGCGTGGGCCTGTATGCGGGCCTGGTGCTGGCGTCGAGCCTGTTCTGGCTCGCTTCAGGCCAGATCAATTCGCTGGACATGGGCCTGTCGGGCATGATGACCCTCACCATGGGCAGCTTGCTGATCGCCCAGCGCGACGACGCCACGGCGATCGAGCGGCGCAATTGGATGCTGGCCTGCTGGGCCGCCATGGCGCTGGCCGTGCTGGCCAAGGGCCTGATCGGCATCGTGCTGCCGGGCGCCGTGCTGGTGCTGTATTCGCTGTGCGCGCGCGACTGGCGCATCTGGACCCGTTTGCATCTGGTCAAGGGCTTGCTGGTGTTCTTTGCCATCGCCACGCCGTGGTTCGTGCTGGTCGCCCTGCGCAATCCGGAACAGCCGCATTTCTTCTTCATCCACGAGCATTTCCAGCGTTTCCTGATGAAGGGCCACAAGCGCGAAGGCGCCTGGTACTACTTCCTCGTGCTGCTCATTCCCGGCATCCTGCCATGGATAGGCGTGCTGCCGCAAAGCCTGGCCGCCGCTTTCAAGCGCCAGGAAGGCGCCTTCCAGCCCCGCTTGATGCTGCTGGTCTGGGCCGTCTTCATTTTCTTCTTCTTCAGCTATTCGACCTCGAAGCTGCCTGGCTATATCGTACCCATCTTCCCGGCGCTGGCCTTGCTGGTGGCGCTGTACCTGGAATCGGCATCGCGCCGCCAGCGCCTGTTCGCCGCCGGCCTGCTGTGCGTACTGGGCGCGGCCATCCTGATCGGCGGACCGATCGCCTTCAGCAAGGCCAGCGCACGCGACGCGGATGCCCTGGTCGCGCTCAAAGGCTACCAGCCCTGGCTGATGGCGGCCGGTTTCTTCGCCCTGGCCGGCGGCGCCCTGGCCTTGCTGCATGCACGCCAGCTGCGCCGCGACATGACGGTGCTGACGATTGCCGGCGCCGGCTTCCTGGCCACGCACTGCATCCTGGCCGGCTCCGAACTGTATGGCCAGAACCGCGCGGGCACCGACATGCTGCCGCAGATCCAGGCCGAACTGACGGCCGATACCAAGCTCTATTCGGTCGGCATCTATGAACAGTCGCTGACGTATTACCTGCAACGGCCCGTGATCCTCGTCGATTACTGGGATGAGTTTACGTTTGGCCTGAAACAGCAGCCGGAACTGTCCATCCCGAGCATCGAGACTTTCATCACGCAATGGACGAACGATGCTAATGCCGGCGTGCGCGACATGGCCATTATCAGCCTGAACCGTTACAAGGAATTGCAACAACGTGGCGTGCCCATGCGTGTTATCGCCGAAGATGCGCGCCGCATGGTCATTGCCAACAAATAG
- a CDS encoding DegT/DnrJ/EryC1/StrS aminotransferase family protein gives MTSTLPFLPFSKPTIDEATIAAVGEVLRSGWITSGPKVQAFEAQLSEYFGGRPVRTFNSGTCTMEIALRIAGIGPGDEVITTPVSWVATANVIIEVGATPVFADIDPVTRNIDLDKLEAAITPRTKAIIPVYLSGLPVDMDRLYAIAEKYNLRVVEDAAQAFGSTWKGKRIGAFGDFVSFSFQANKNITTGEGGCLVLNNLEEAKLAEKYRLQGVTRSGVDGIDVDVLGGKYNMSDIMAAIGLGQFANIDAITAHRRALARHYFEQFGSDFEAQSGAQLPVQDFENSNWHLFQIILPDNGPGTRAAFMQQMAQQNVGTGYHYAPIHLFTMYRERGFTEGMFPVSEKIGRLTVTLPMFYAMTTQDVERAVATVKSILIK, from the coding sequence ATGACCTCTACCCTGCCCTTTTTGCCATTTTCCAAACCCACCATCGACGAAGCGACCATCGCCGCCGTCGGCGAAGTGCTGCGCTCGGGCTGGATCACCAGCGGCCCGAAAGTGCAGGCTTTCGAAGCCCAGCTGTCCGAGTATTTCGGCGGGCGTCCCGTGCGCACCTTCAATTCGGGCACGTGCACCATGGAAATCGCGCTACGCATCGCCGGCATCGGCCCCGGCGACGAAGTCATCACCACGCCCGTGTCGTGGGTAGCGACGGCCAACGTCATCATCGAAGTGGGCGCCACGCCCGTGTTTGCCGACATCGACCCCGTCACGCGCAATATCGACCTCGACAAACTGGAAGCGGCCATCACCCCGCGTACGAAAGCCATCATCCCCGTCTACCTGTCCGGCTTGCCCGTCGACATGGACCGCCTGTACGCGATTGCTGAAAAATACAATCTGCGGGTCGTGGAAGACGCGGCGCAAGCGTTCGGCTCCACGTGGAAGGGCAAGCGCATCGGCGCGTTTGGCGACTTCGTCTCGTTCAGCTTCCAGGCCAACAAGAACATCACCACGGGCGAAGGCGGCTGCCTCGTCCTGAACAACCTGGAAGAAGCGAAGCTGGCCGAGAAATACCGGCTCCAGGGCGTGACGCGCAGCGGCGTCGACGGCATCGATGTCGATGTGCTGGGCGGCAAATACAACATGAGCGACATCATGGCCGCCATCGGCCTGGGCCAGTTCGCCAATATCGACGCCATCACGGCCCACCGCCGCGCGCTGGCGCGCCATTACTTTGAGCAATTCGGCAGCGACTTCGAAGCGCAGAGCGGCGCCCAGCTGCCCGTGCAGGATTTTGAAAACAGCAACTGGCACCTGTTCCAGATTATCCTGCCCGACAACGGCCCCGGCACGCGCGCCGCGTTCATGCAGCAAATGGCACAACAAAACGTGGGAACGGGCTATCATTACGCACCGATCCACCTGTTTACCATGTACCGCGAACGCGGCTTTACCGAGGGCATGTTCCCCGTCTCGGAAAAAATCGGCCGCCTGACCGTGACCTTGCCGATGTTCTACGCCATGACGACACAGGACGTGGAACGCGCCGTCGCCACCGTCAAATCCATTCTCATCAAATGA
- a CDS encoding glycosyltransferase: MKPELSVIIPIYNEQDGLASLFARLYPALDALQTSYEIIFINDGSRDNSVAILAEQFRQRPDVTRVVLFNGNYGQHMAILAGFEASRGQIMVTLDADLQNPPEEIGNLVAKMREGYDYVGSIRRKRQDSAWRTLASKMMNRLRERITNIKITDQGNMLRAYGRNVIDLVNQCAEVNTFVPALAYTFARKPTEITVEHEERAAGESKYSLYSLIRLNFDLVTGFSLIPLQIFSMLGMLLSFSSAVLVIYLLARRFLFGAEAQGVFTLFAIAFFLMGVILFGIGLVGEYVGRIFQQVRARPRYVVQTILQDGMAQAEAEAPSYVRLEKRQVGR; the protein is encoded by the coding sequence ATGAAACCTGAACTGTCCGTTATCATTCCGATCTACAACGAGCAGGATGGCCTGGCCAGCCTGTTCGCCCGCCTGTATCCGGCCCTCGATGCCCTGCAGACGAGCTACGAGATCATCTTCATCAACGATGGCAGCCGCGACAATTCGGTGGCCATCCTGGCGGAACAGTTCCGCCAGCGCCCCGACGTTACGCGCGTCGTCCTGTTCAACGGTAATTATGGCCAGCACATGGCCATCCTGGCCGGTTTTGAAGCGTCGCGCGGGCAGATCATGGTCACGCTCGACGCCGACCTGCAGAATCCGCCCGAAGAAATCGGCAACCTCGTGGCGAAGATGCGCGAAGGCTACGATTACGTGGGCTCGATCCGGCGCAAGCGGCAAGATTCCGCCTGGCGCACGCTGGCGTCGAAGATGATGAACCGGCTGCGCGAGCGCATCACCAACATCAAGATCACGGACCAGGGCAACATGCTGCGCGCGTATGGCCGCAACGTGATCGACCTGGTCAACCAGTGCGCCGAAGTCAACACCTTCGTGCCCGCCCTGGCCTACACGTTTGCCCGCAAGCCCACGGAAATTACCGTCGAGCACGAGGAACGGGCAGCCGGCGAGTCGAAATACTCGCTGTACAGCCTGATCCGCCTCAATTTCGACCTGGTCACGGGCTTTTCGCTGATACCCCTGCAAATCTTTTCGATGCTGGGCATGCTGCTGTCCTTCAGTTCGGCCGTGCTGGTGATTTATCTGCTGGCGCGCCGCTTCCTGTTCGGCGCCGAGGCGCAGGGCGTATTCACCCTGTTCGCCATCGCCTTCTTCCTGATGGGCGTGATCCTGTTCGGCATCGGCCTCGTGGGCGAATACGTGGGACGCATCTTCCAGCAAGTACGCGCCCGCCCCCGCTATGTGGTGCAAACCATCTTGCAGGACGGCATGGCCCAGGCGGAAGCCGAGGCGCCATCGTACGTGCGCCTGGAAAAACGCCAGGTGGGCCGCTGA
- a CDS encoding formyltransferase: MGAPRAVVFGYHNVGVRCIKVLLAGGVDIALVVTHEDSPTENLWFESVASLCQAEGIPYITPSDARAPELLAQVRGATPDMLFSFYYRHMLPASILEVAPAYNMHGSLLPQFRGRAPVNWAVLHGAPQTGATLHEMTVKPDAGAIVAQTAVPILPDDTAFEVFGKVTVAAEQTLWNVLPALLDGTAPRQLNDLRQGGYFGGRTPEDGRIDWKLPAQQVYNLHRAVAPPYPGAFTEVNNVIYTIETARLSKHSAGSLPPGLAVVDNCIFGVCGDGHMLAISALRAAGEPVSAQQLQASLTTRVSTH, from the coding sequence ATGGGCGCCCCGCGCGCCGTCGTCTTCGGCTACCACAATGTGGGCGTACGCTGCATCAAGGTGCTGCTGGCCGGCGGCGTCGATATCGCCCTCGTCGTCACACACGAAGACAGCCCCACGGAAAACCTGTGGTTCGAATCTGTCGCCAGCCTGTGCCAGGCTGAAGGCATCCCCTACATCACGCCTTCGGACGCGCGCGCGCCCGAGCTGCTGGCGCAGGTGCGGGGGGCAACACCGGACATGCTGTTCAGCTTTTACTACCGCCACATGCTGCCGGCCAGCATCCTGGAAGTCGCGCCCGCCTACAATATGCACGGTTCGCTGCTGCCGCAGTTCCGCGGCCGCGCGCCCGTCAACTGGGCCGTGCTGCATGGCGCCCCGCAAACGGGCGCCACCCTGCATGAAATGACGGTCAAGCCCGATGCCGGCGCCATCGTCGCGCAAACGGCCGTACCCATCCTGCCCGACGACACGGCTTTCGAAGTCTTCGGCAAGGTCACCGTGGCGGCGGAGCAAACCTTGTGGAACGTGCTGCCGGCCTTGCTGGACGGTACGGCGCCGCGCCAGCTCAACGATTTGCGCCAGGGCGGCTACTTTGGCGGACGTACGCCGGAAGACGGCCGCATCGACTGGAAGTTACCGGCGCAGCAGGTCTACAACCTGCACCGGGCCGTCGCGCCGCCCTATCCCGGCGCGTTCACCGAAGTCAACAATGTTATTTACACCATCGAAACAGCCCGTTTAAGCAAGCATTCAGCAGGAAGTTTGCCACCGGGCTTGGCGGTAGTGGATAATTGCATCTTTGGCGTCTGCGGAGACGGCCACATGCTGGCCATTTCCGCGCTGAGGGCTGCCGGGGAGCCGGTTTCGGCTCAGCAATTGCAAGCAAGTCTGACCACCCGCGTCAGCACACACTGA
- a CDS encoding bifunctional UDP-4-keto-pentose/UDP-xylose synthase, with amino-acid sequence MKKVLILGVNGFIGHHLSKRILETTDWHVYGMDMNTDRITELLEDDNYKSRMHFFEGDITINKEWVEYHVKKCDVILPLVAIATPSTYVKQPLRVFELDFEANLPIVRSAAKYGKHLVFPSTSEVYGMCHDEEFDPENSELICGPINKPRWIYSNAKQLMDRVIWGYGMEGLNFTLFRPFNWIGAGLDSIHTPKEGSSRVVTQFFGHIVRGENISLVDGGAQKRAFTYIDDGIDALMRIIANKNGIASGKIYNIGNPTNNYSIRDLAGMMLTLAAEYPEYAEGAKHVNIVETTSGAYYGAGYQDVQNRVPKITNTCEELGWAPTTTMADSLRNIFDAYRSQVAQAKALMD; translated from the coding sequence ATGAAAAAAGTCCTCATCTTAGGCGTCAACGGCTTCATCGGCCACCACCTGTCCAAGCGCATCCTGGAAACCACCGACTGGCATGTCTACGGCATGGACATGAACACGGACCGCATCACGGAATTGCTGGAAGATGACAACTACAAGTCGCGCATGCACTTCTTTGAAGGCGACATCACGATCAACAAGGAATGGGTCGAGTACCACGTCAAGAAATGCGACGTGATCCTGCCGCTGGTGGCCATCGCCACGCCTTCGACCTACGTCAAGCAGCCGTTGCGCGTCTTCGAACTGGACTTCGAAGCCAACCTGCCTATCGTCCGCTCGGCCGCCAAGTACGGCAAGCACCTGGTCTTCCCGTCGACCTCGGAAGTGTATGGCATGTGCCATGACGAGGAATTCGATCCGGAAAACTCGGAACTGATCTGCGGCCCGATCAACAAGCCGCGCTGGATCTATTCGAACGCCAAGCAGCTGATGGACCGCGTGATCTGGGGCTACGGCATGGAAGGCTTGAACTTCACCCTGTTCCGTCCATTCAACTGGATCGGCGCGGGCCTGGACTCGATCCACACGCCAAAAGAAGGCTCATCGCGCGTGGTGACGCAATTCTTCGGCCATATCGTGCGCGGCGAAAACATCTCGCTGGTCGACGGCGGCGCGCAAAAACGCGCGTTCACCTACATCGACGACGGCATCGATGCGCTGATGCGCATCATCGCCAACAAGAACGGCATCGCCAGCGGCAAGATCTACAACATTGGCAATCCGACCAATAACTATTCGATCCGCGACCTGGCCGGCATGATGCTGACCCTGGCCGCCGAGTACCCGGAATACGCCGAAGGCGCGAAACACGTGAACATCGTGGAAACGACTTCGGGCGCCTACTACGGTGCCGGCTACCAGGACGTGCAAAACCGCGTGCCGAAAATCACGAATACCTGCGAAGAGCTGGGCTGGGCACCGACCACCACCATGGCCGATTCCCTGCGCAATATTTTCGACGCCTACCGCAGCCAGGTAGCCCAAGCCAAAGCCCTGATGGATTAA
- a CDS encoding polysaccharide deacetylase family protein: MLSKPFLTLKIDVDTYRGTREGMGNLVRILAAHQAKATFLFSLGPDHTGWALRRALRPGFFSKVSRTSVVEHYGLKTLMYGTLLPGPDIGKQCAAQLRAVRDAGFECGIHTWDHTLWQDNVAKRNAAWTINMMRKAANRYEQVFGTKPHTHGAAGWQMNVSAFVEHDTAGYRFASDGRAMLDARGAMAQPSQGPHRVRNGNTILQCVQLPTTLPTLDELLGCEIDGKLITTGNVAAHILSLTADNPRDHVYTLHAELEGQKLAPIFEQLLAGWKAQGYRFAAMGDYYEKIKDADLPVCPITWDELPGRSGRLIVQGKAA; this comes from the coding sequence ATGTTGAGCAAGCCGTTCCTGACCCTGAAAATCGACGTCGATACCTATCGCGGCACCCGTGAAGGCATGGGCAATCTGGTGCGCATACTGGCCGCGCACCAGGCCAAGGCCACCTTTCTGTTCTCGCTGGGCCCAGACCACACGGGCTGGGCCTTGCGGCGCGCCTTGCGGCCCGGCTTTTTCAGCAAGGTGTCGCGCACGTCGGTAGTCGAGCACTACGGCTTGAAAACATTGATGTACGGCACCTTGCTGCCGGGACCCGATATCGGCAAGCAATGCGCGGCGCAATTGCGCGCCGTGCGCGATGCCGGTTTCGAGTGCGGCATCCACACATGGGATCACACCCTGTGGCAAGACAACGTGGCCAAGCGCAACGCCGCCTGGACCATCAACATGATGCGCAAGGCCGCCAACCGCTACGAACAGGTGTTTGGCACCAAGCCGCACACGCACGGCGCGGCCGGCTGGCAAATGAACGTCAGCGCCTTTGTCGAGCACGACACGGCCGGCTACCGCTTTGCCTCCGATGGCCGCGCCATGCTCGACGCGCGCGGCGCCATGGCGCAGCCGTCGCAAGGCCCGCACCGCGTGCGCAACGGCAACACCATCCTGCAATGCGTGCAACTGCCGACCACGCTGCCCACCTTGGACGAACTGCTGGGTTGTGAAATCGACGGCAAACTGATCACCACCGGCAATGTTGCCGCGCATATATTGTCGCTGACAGCGGATAATCCCCGCGATCACGTGTATACCTTGCATGCGGAACTTGAAGGACAGAAACTCGCCCCCATTTTCGAACAACTGCTGGCTGGCTGGAAAGCCCAGGGCTACCGGTTTGCAGCGATGGGCGATTACTATGAAAAGATAAAAGATGCGGACTTGCCCGTTTGCCCCATCACCTGGGATGAGTTGCCCGGGCGTTCGGGACGCCTGATTGTGCAGGGCAAAGCGGCCTGA
- a CDS encoding peroxiredoxin — translation MADSQSLVSIPDFSAAMTSGKTFQLLGRPAKATVLFFYPKDNTPGCTTENIAFRDAYPQFVAAGVEIYGISRDSLRSHESFKAKLELPFELISDPDEAVCLLFNVMKMKQMYGKTVRGVERSTFVIDAQGRLVKEWRGVKVATHVEEVLEFVAHLN, via the coding sequence GTGGCTGATAGCCAATCCCTCGTTAGCATACCCGACTTTAGCGCCGCCATGACCAGCGGCAAAACCTTTCAGTTGCTGGGCCGCCCGGCCAAGGCCACCGTGCTGTTTTTCTATCCGAAGGACAACACCCCTGGCTGCACCACGGAAAATATCGCTTTCCGCGATGCGTATCCGCAATTCGTCGCCGCCGGCGTGGAAATCTATGGCATCAGCCGCGATTCCCTGCGCTCGCACGAAAGCTTCAAGGCCAAGCTCGAGCTGCCATTCGAGCTCATTTCCGACCCGGACGAAGCCGTTTGCCTGCTGTTTAACGTCATGAAGATGAAACAGATGTACGGCAAGACGGTCCGCGGCGTCGAGCGCAGTACGTTTGTGATTGACGCCCAGGGCCGATTGGTGAAAGAATGGAGAGGCGTGAAGGTCGCAACTCACGTGGAAGAAGTGCTGGAATTCGTAGCGCATCTGAATTGA
- a CDS encoding PhoH family protein, with protein sequence MPLPKLPSKPATILATQDYPTAGAARPATKTPAAKKVAAPIIETAIAEVAKPVRNAATKIKQVAALMVAKPAAPAPAPVAATPATVAAPAAKAKPAAKGKVTPIKPLKQAEQPHPAKHKPVEVQLKSSASRAADQRGISKLFVLDTNVLMHDPSSLFRFEEHDVYLPMMTLEELDNHKKGMTEVARNARQVSRTLDALISNTDDDAIEHGILLSKLGNKDAKGRLFFQTRLQSADLPAGLPVGKADNQILAVVRSLESEQEGRPVVLVSKDINMRIKARALGLPAEDYFNDHVLEDTDLLYSGIVQLPDDFWNKHGKDMESWQESKNGYSSTFYRVTGPFIPSLLVNQFIYLEPKNGETPFYGQVKQINGKTAVLQTLRDFSHTKNNVWGVTARNREQNFALNLLMNPECDFVTLLGQAGTGKTLLALAAGLAQVLETKLYNEIIVTRVTVPVGEDIGFLPGTEEEKMSPWMGAFDDNLEVLNKSDSDGGEWGRAATQDLIRSRIKIKSLNFMRGRTFVNKFLIIDEAQNLTPKQVKTLVTRAGPGTKILCLGNIAQIDTPYLTEGSSGLTYVVDRFKGWTHSGHVTLARGERSRLADHASEVL encoded by the coding sequence ATGCCACTGCCAAAATTACCGAGCAAGCCAGCCACCATCCTGGCCACCCAAGATTACCCAACCGCAGGCGCAGCGCGCCCGGCCACCAAAACCCCGGCAGCCAAGAAAGTGGCTGCACCGATCATTGAAACGGCGATCGCCGAAGTTGCCAAACCGGTCCGCAATGCGGCCACGAAGATCAAGCAAGTGGCGGCCCTGATGGTCGCCAAGCCAGCAGCGCCTGCACCTGCGCCTGTTGCGGCCACGCCTGCCACCGTTGCTGCGCCCGCAGCGAAAGCCAAGCCGGCCGCAAAAGGCAAGGTCACGCCGATCAAGCCCCTCAAGCAAGCCGAGCAACCGCATCCGGCCAAGCACAAGCCTGTGGAAGTGCAGCTCAAGTCGTCCGCCAGCCGCGCCGCCGACCAGCGCGGCATCAGCAAGCTGTTCGTGCTCGACACGAACGTGCTGATGCATGATCCATCGTCGCTGTTCCGCTTCGAGGAACACGACGTGTACCTGCCGATGATGACCCTGGAAGAGCTGGACAACCATAAAAAGGGCATGACGGAAGTGGCGCGCAATGCACGCCAGGTCTCGCGCACCTTGGACGCCCTGATCAGCAACACGGACGACGACGCCATCGAACACGGCATCCTGCTGTCCAAGCTGGGCAACAAGGATGCCAAGGGCCGCCTGTTCTTCCAGACGCGCTTGCAAAGCGCCGACCTGCCGGCTGGCTTGCCAGTGGGCAAGGCCGACAACCAGATCCTCGCCGTCGTGCGCTCGCTCGAATCGGAACAGGAAGGCCGCCCTGTCGTCTTGGTGTCGAAAGACATCAACATGCGCATCAAGGCGCGCGCGCTGGGCTTGCCGGCCGAAGATTACTTCAACGACCATGTGCTGGAAGACACGGACTTGCTGTATTCGGGCATCGTGCAATTGCCAGACGACTTCTGGAACAAGCATGGCAAGGACATGGAATCGTGGCAGGAAAGCAAGAACGGCTACAGCTCCACGTTCTACCGTGTGACGGGCCCGTTCATTCCTTCCTTGCTGGTCAACCAGTTTATCTATCTGGAACCGAAAAACGGCGAAACGCCGTTCTATGGCCAGGTGAAACAGATCAACGGCAAGACGGCCGTGCTGCAAACCCTGCGCGACTTCAGCCACACAAAGAACAATGTGTGGGGCGTGACGGCGCGCAACCGCGAACAGAATTTCGCGCTGAACTTGCTGATGAATCCGGAATGCGACTTCGTCACCCTGCTGGGCCAGGCCGGTACCGGCAAGACCCTGCTGGCCCTGGCCGCCGGCCTGGCGCAAGTGCTGGAAACCAAGCTCTACAATGAAATCATCGTCACCCGCGTCACGGTGCCGGTGGGCGAAGACATCGGTTTCCTGCCAGGCACGGAAGAAGAAAAGATGTCGCCATGGATGGGCGCTTTCGACGACAACCTGGAAGTGCTGAACAAGTCCGACTCCGATGGCGGTGAATGGGGCCGTGCGGCAACGCAAGACCTGATCCGCTCGCGCATCAAGATCAAGTCGCTCAACTTCATGCGCGGCCGCACGTTCGTCAACAAGTTCCTCATCATCGATGAAGCACAGAACTTGACGCCGAAGCAAGTCAAGACCCTCGTCACGCGCGCCGGTCCCGGCACGAAGATCCTGTGCCTGGGCAACATCGCACAGATCGACACGCCGTACCTGACGGAAGGCTCGAGCGGCCTGACCTATGTGGTCGACCGCTTCAAGGGCTGGACCCACAGCGGCCACGTCACCCTGGCCCGCGGCGAGCGTTCGCGCCTGGCCGACCACGCCAGCGAAGTGCTGTAA